CGACTTTAGCGGAATCGGTCCCAACCGTACATAATAGACGCAAACGGTGCAATACAGGTGTGTAAAGGTGTATTCGCGGGACGGCACGTTTTGTACCGCAATCACAATTGGGAAAGCCGAATGTACACTGTAACGTCCGCTTCGCCCTGTCACCTCGTCCCCGACGCTCGTGCCTTCGCAACCTTCGCTCCGGCCGTTCGACATCGCTGTCGCTCTCCGTCTGGTTCTCGTGCCTGAAGACCGCTACGAGCCGCTCGCGATTGCCCTGGCGACCAGCACCAGCGCCGTACACCGCTCGGTAGCTCGCTTGCAGCACGCGGGCATCTGCGGTCCAGGCAGCCGCACCGTGGCCGAACCGGCCTTGCACGAATTCCTCGTGCACGGCGCGCGCTACGCGTTTCCAGCGGTGCACGGCCCCGAGCGGGTAGGGCTTCCCACCGCCGGGGCCCATCCGGACCTCGCCGCGGTCTTTGGCGCTGATGAGGCGGTGCGGACGCTCGTCTGGCCCATGGAGGGGGGGGCGGTGCGCGGCGAAACGCTCGTGCCCCTTTTCAACGGCCTCACCAAGGTGGTGACCCGTGACGCGCGGCTGCACCGGATGCTCGCCTGTGTCGACGGAATTCGTGTGGGCACGACGCGCCAGCGCGGTGCCGCCGCGGAGCTGCTGCGGCACCTGATTGCGTCGCGCGCCAACTGAGCCTGCGCCCCCTTGACCCGGCGCCATCCCGCCGGCTCGGGGAAACGCATTGGCATTCATTCACTCAGTCGACTGCAGTCTGCTGCCCCGTCAGAGCGCGCTCATTACCGCGACGCGGTCGGTACTCCCGACGGCAACATAATTCGTGAGGCGGTGTCATCTGGGCGTCATTTCGTCGATTCTTTGGTGGTAGGACGTGCAAAAACGTGGTCAGCCGTACCGGCTGACCACGCGGAGCACTAGCTCCCCGGCGCGGCGCGTACCCACGCCGCGTAGCCGCCCTGCAGGTCGATGGCGTTCGTGCGCCCCAAGCGGTGCAGCAGACTGGTGGCGATCGCCGAGCGGGCCCCCGCCTGGCAGTGAACCCCCACGGCGCCTGCGGGAATCTCGTGCACGCGCTCAGCCAACTCGCCAAGCGGAATGTGCACGGCGTGGGGCAGGTGGCCGCCCTCCCACTCGGTGCGCCCGCGCACATCGATCACCGGAAGCGACCCGTCGCGAACGGCCGCGGAGGTGATGGCCTGCTGAGGCAGCGGCACGGCGAGGCTGCCGCTGGCGTCGAGGAGCGTGAGCAGCGCGTCGGCGTCCACCCACCCCACGATTCCGTCGAAGCCGATCTGCCGCAGATCGTGGCGGGCCGCCTCCACAAGCGCTCCCACCGCCTCTCCCGGCGGCGCCAGCAGTAGCAGCGGCGCGCTCACTGGCACCAGCGAACCCACCCAGGTGCTGAAGCTGCGCCCGTAGGGCACGGAGAGGCTGCCCGTGGCGTGTCGCGCGGCGAAAGCCGCGACGGGGCGCAGATCGATCGGCCACAGCGCCGAGCGCGCCAGCAGCGCGGCGCCCTCGCCGGCCGAAAGCTGCGGCAGCGGCGACAGCGGACCCAGCACCGGTGGCCCGTCACGGTTGATCCGCTTCATGTCCGCAAAATAGCGCGGGGGTTCTGGCTGCCCCTCCAGCACCATCCGCACGAACTCGCCCTCGTTGGTGGTCGCGACCCCCCAGTTGGCGCGCTTCTCGTAGCCCACCGTGCTCGATGGTACCGCGCCCAGCGCCTTGCCGCAGGCCGACCCGGCGCCATGTCCCGGCCACACCTGCAGGTGGTCGGGAAGGGCGCGGAATCGCTCAAGTGAATGGAACAGCGTGCGGGCCCCGGCTTCCATCGTGTTCGCCACCTTGGCGGCCTTTTCGAGCAGGTCCGGCCTTCCCACGTCGCCCACGAACACGAAGTCGCCCGTGAGCACGCCCATGGGGCCCGCCGCGCGTGGTGTATCGGTGACGACAAAGCTCAGATGTTCGGGGGTGTGCCCCGGTGTATGCAGCACGTCGAGCCGGATGTTGCCCACCATGATCACATCCCCGTCGTGGAGCAGCGTCGCCCCGTCGTGTGCCGCAAACGCGTACTGCCAGTCGGCGCCGCCTTCAGCGGACAGGAAGAGCCGCGCGCCGGTCGCGGCGCGCAGTTCGCGCCCCCCCGAAATGAAATCGGCGTGGATGTGCGTTTCCGTCACGTGCGTAATGCGCAGCCCCTCGCGTGCCGCGACGTCGAGGTAGGGGCGGGGATCGCGCAGCGGATCCACCACGATGGCCTCACCGGTGGCCTGACAGCCGATGAGATAGCTCGCCTGGGCGAGCGACGTGTCGTAGAACTGGCGGAAGTACATGGCAACAAGCTAAAG
The window above is part of the Gemmatimonas sp. genome. Proteins encoded here:
- a CDS encoding MBL fold metallo-hydrolase yields the protein MYFRQFYDTSLAQASYLIGCQATGEAIVVDPLRDPRPYLDVAAREGLRITHVTETHIHADFISGGRELRAATGARLFLSAEGGADWQYAFAAHDGATLLHDGDVIMVGNIRLDVLHTPGHTPEHLSFVVTDTPRAAGPMGVLTGDFVFVGDVGRPDLLEKAAKVANTMEAGARTLFHSLERFRALPDHLQVWPGHGAGSACGKALGAVPSSTVGYEKRANWGVATTNEGEFVRMVLEGQPEPPRYFADMKRINRDGPPVLGPLSPLPQLSAGEGAALLARSALWPIDLRPVAAFAARHATGSLSVPYGRSFSTWVGSLVPVSAPLLLLAPPGEAVGALVEAARHDLRQIGFDGIVGWVDADALLTLLDASGSLAVPLPQQAITSAAVRDGSLPVIDVRGRTEWEGGHLPHAVHIPLGELAERVHEIPAGAVGVHCQAGARSAIATSLLHRLGRTNAIDLQGGYAAWVRAAPGS